A single Anopheles arabiensis isolate DONGOLA chromosome X, AaraD3, whole genome shotgun sequence DNA region contains:
- the LOC120906060 gene encoding thymosin beta — translation MEAAGQESTPASYPRVKPDFKSELESFRTETLAKADTQEKNCLPTAADVQSEKAQRSVIEGIEGFDASRLKHAETKEKNPLPDVEAIQAEKGVQQFIAGIESFDTKSLKHADTVEKNLLPTAETIEAEKRA, via the exons ATGGAAGCCGCCGGCCAGGAAAGCACCCCCGCTTCGTACCCGCGCGTCAAGCCCGACTTCAAGTCGGAGCTCGAGTCGTTCCGCACGGAGACGCTCGCCAAGGCGGACACGCAGGAGAAGAACTGTCTGCCGACCGCCGCCGACGTCCAGAGCGAGAAGGCCCAGCGCAGCGTGATCGAGGGCATTGAGGGCTTCGATGCGTCCCGTCTGAAGCACGCCGAGACGAAGGAGAAGAACCCACTGCCGGACGTGGAGG ccatCCAGGCCGAGAAGGGCGTGCAGCAGTTCATTGCTGGCATCGAGTCGTTCGATACCAAGAGCCTGAAGCACGCTGACACGGTCGAGAAGAATCTGCTGCCGACGGCCGAAACCATCGAGGCGGAGAAGCGCGCCTAA